The genomic window AATTTAGGAGTTATGACCCACTCGTCATAAAATtgctctatagtctataacttACTGTGAAGAGTATGAAAtgaattgaatattgataaagaataaaaatgtgtgcTATAGTCACCTATGGTCACACTCATGGTCTACCTACACAACaagaaaatagtatattaaaaagatCTTGGAATGAACAACGATTAACATACTTCATGGCAAAAAgcaaaattttgaatacatttactaCATTTACCATAGCTGATAATAAAGaattctttattatctatgacaTTTACCGTtaataattgtcatatttaatattatcagatTGTCTTTGAATTTTGCAAAGAATATTAtgtcaaatgaaaaattttaaattttaaatttaattttatattaattccattagaagtaaaaaaaatcgaattttgtaaatactaaattgtgagtttattcaaatcaaataaatttttaagtattacaatttattagtttatttttgtgaccttattttttttgtagttattttaaactaattctTGATAATAtggcttttaaaataaaaaaatttgaaaaaatgatcCGTGGAAATCCTGTTCCTGAACAAAAATCTTACGAGAAACAAGAAACTATTAATGAGATAACATTTAACGAATTAGAAGCTCTTAAGCAACGCATATTTGTCAATTCATTAAGTCATATTAAGGATGATGATTTAAGAAAAAAGTGCTCAGATATATCTACTCATTATAGACTTTTCAAAGATGACGAgtcacattataaaataaaggaaTTTTCAGATGatgaaaaagataaatttaataaatgcatcgaagaatgtatacaaaaagaGTGTGCtttgattattaatgaaaaagaaTCTATCCCGGCAGGTATGCAATTTAATGAAtccaattgtataaaaataagcatatatatctcttaatatttaaattattgtttgattgtttttgtagatttgttaaaattaattgaatctGAACCAGTTATGccagatattattaaaaataaattaaataatatgttgactcttttaaataagtatacaaacAATCAAAAAGAGATACACAAT from Aphis gossypii isolate Hap1 chromosome 1, ASM2018417v2, whole genome shotgun sequence includes these protein-coding regions:
- the LOC114123621 gene encoding uncharacterized protein LOC114123621 → MAFKIKKFEKMIRGNPVPEQKSYEKQETINEITFNELEALKQRIFVNSLSHIKDDDLRKKCSDISTHYRLFKDDESHYKIKEFSDDEKDKFNKCIEECIQKECALIINEKESIPADLLKLIESEPVMPDIIKNKLNNMLTLLNKYTNNQKEIHNSIFTLLDSSYINILEAQQLSKKVDALKANSSKLQSDMISKLSCSEELFNSLEKYYNVKEKKYEADLAKFEELQKLQDKYKLVDGPQFKDLVKRFKQTQEIIKIKTEMLNSY